ACCTTGCCTGGAAGGCAGTCATGAAATTTGGTGGGTTGAGACAGGTACCTTCCTCCCTCCAGGTTTCTGTGCAGTGCAGGGCACAAAGAGCAACAAAGACCCTCTGCTTTGTGTATGCAACACATCTCCACTAGCCCGTGTTTCTTTCCTGGTTATTTCATTGTGTGTTCAAGCTGTTATTGTGGTAACTCATTTTCTCCTACCAAAACACTGGTTACCAGCCACTTTTAAGATCAGTTTTGCAAATACAGCACAGAGCATGCAGAGTgcctgctgagcagccagagcagcagttAGTgtcaagagagaaaaacaaacaaacctgaAGGACTGGAAACATTACCATGGGAAAAGATGTCCTACTGATGCCATAAAGTAAGATCatgggaaaacaaaaccaaatgcctagaaacattttttcccctatCCATCCACCCCCTCCCCCccgaaaaaaaaaagggtttgaaTAATTTGTCTGCTTTCAAAGTTACATAAGTCTCCCAGAGATAAAAATCTGTGGTTTGTTAAGTGTGGCAGTGTGAACCCTGTGGTGGTTGCACCCATGTGGAACCAGCTGCCTGTGAAACTGCACTGCAGGTAGAGATGTGAGTTGGCATTTGCAAAATAAATAACCAATTTAAATGTATGAAGGAGAACAAGTGGGCTCACCCACCAGCTGAAATGTCATGAGCTGCTTAATTTAAATTCAGCCTCCCCTTGAACCCAAAGGAGCGCTGCGTTCAACTGTTTCACTGACCCGCggacagacagactgacaggCCCTTTGTTAGGGGGGCAAGTTAGGAAATACCAGAGCTAAGGTTGTCTGTGCAGCCTTCCTTTCTGCTCCCCATGGGCACATACCACAATATGGGCTTTAATTCCACAGTCCCTTGGTCATTTTCCACTGGCCCCCTGCCTCCTACAGAGTGAAGGAGGCACAATGCCTTCTTAATGAGCACACAAGTGGTGGCTTGGCTTGTTAGGATTCACTCTGTGACCATGGAGCTCATTCAAGTCCTGCTCTGAAAatgtggtgttttgtttccagcTGTTTTGCAGCTTGTTCCATGCAAGTCCCACAGCCCTTCATGCGCTCAGCCCCTGTTCAGTGATTGCCACCCTTGTTTTACAGACAGAGATCAGAATGGGCAAGTGTCCAGCACCTACAGATTcctgccatgccatgccatgccatgccatgcccatccacagtgctggggcacagcccctgaGGAGGGCTGACGTGGCTGTGAGCCCTGCACCCCAGCACCACAGCCCCTGGCCCCTCCAGGCAGCCATCCATGGGACCAGGGAAGGAGGATGTGGCCACCCCTTGCCATGGCCCTGTGGTTTCTTGGCCATGGCCCATGCAAAGCACAGCTCTGGTTGGGCTGGAGAGGTGCTCACAGCacaagccctgccctgtgcccagggcagaacCCCACAGATGGGACATGGCATCCATGGCAtcagcagctgccctggcatgggcagctcaggagaacagCTGCCTTGGAAGTGCTTTTAAATTACCTGCCCAAATTTCTCTCCTATACCTGCACAGGTGCCTTTTTTGATATTGCCACAAGTGGTTAAGGTAGAGTGCCAGAGAGAATCtgggggttttgttggtttcattttggtttttttttttttcctggtttgatttttggggatttttcttttttaatttcccccaccttttttttttttttttaaattggaatTCTTGACTATATAAAGTCTTCAGTTTTTCACTCCAAACCCATCTTGAGTGCGAGCAGATGGGCAGAAGCATCAGCTCAGGTGGAACTGGCACAGGCAAACCCTACTCTCATGGTGTAGGACTTtcccctgctgggctctggaaaacaagctgagctctgcagcttgCGACCACTGCTGCGCTGTGGTCATTGTTTTCTATTAGGTGTGAAATGGTGATGAAATGCTCTTTTTATGTTAAAGcatcagcttgcctcccccagcTAATCTCCAAACAAAGTCAACCCACAGCTGTGAGAAGCTGGATTGCTGAATATCTCACTACAAAATTAAATAATGGTCCAAAACTAGAACATGGTACTTATCTGTTGGGTCTGTTATTCCTTTCAAACACCTTCATGTCTTCTTTTCTGCTGTGCCTTTTCCTTTGGAGGAGCTGCCCTTAAAATCCTGAAGACTCTTTGCATAGTTATCCTTTGTTTTGGTCCTCCTCTCTCAGCATCTGTAGCAATGCCTGcaaagctgcagccagcagcttgGCCAAGGGCAGCTGATCACCTGAGCTGCTCACAGCGTTcattttttgctttgctcttctCTTGCACTTGTGTGATGCATGTAGCATATGGCTCATGAGCACCCTACTCAGCTATGGTGCAGGTAATTCCTGTTAGTGGGTTTGGGTCTGTCCTTtggttctgtttatttttttcatagcTGTGATGCCACCCAAGAATTGTGAAGGAACCAGTTACGTGCTTTGATTATAGGAGGATTTTGAAATACATAGCTGTTTGACCCTGAGCTGGAGGCAGGAGGAAAAGGGCTATGAACAGTCCAGCATGAAACTCTGTGTACTGCTGTGTTAGTCCTCTGAGactttttgatttatttttttaatatgaaatgAAAATCTATGTGTATTGAAAAATGGCCAACCCTAGCCTCACATGTTATATAACTGCAAAGTTTCTTGTTTTCACATAGTAATGGTGCTTTTGTTGCAGATTGACGTCCTCAAGGTAGACGTGGAGAGCGCCGAGTGGAAAATTTTGGAAAACCTGATTCTGGAAGATGTTGTTGAGCAGATAGGACAGCTGGTCTTTGAGGTGCACATGCACTGGCCTGGGTTTGAGGTCAGTGGCAATGACAGCACCGTGGTGCGGTACTGGTACAGCCTGCTCCGAGAGCTGGAGCTCAAGGACTTCAGGCTTTTCCATACCTACAAAGACTTATCAAAACCACAGATGTTTCTGAAAAAGGAAGCCTTCAACGCCAGTAGCTGTTACACACTGAGCTGGGTAAATACAAGATGGAAATAGCAGAAAGGAGTTTATGATGTGTGATTGCAAACCATCTGGTCCCGGAGCGTTATTGAAGAGGATTTTGGTGTCACTGGCTAAAGTTGCTCAATATGCACTCCGTGACTGCTAACAAAATGAACTGgcttttatatttatatgttgTCAAAAGAACTGGCAATAGGGGAAGATAGATTGTGTAGCAATTTATTTCCCAGTGGGTACATTGTCCCATTGAGGACAGAGGTTTCTGTAAAGGTTTGTCTAGGGGAGCATGAGAGCATGGCTTTTCCAGGCTGCCCCATGCCTGAACATGCCagcaaggagagcgtccctctggagctgccctgggaagcTCTGCTGACTGAGCTGGACCAGCCCTTGGGCAGGAGAGTGCTTGGGATGAGGTGTCTTTTTAAGAAAGTGTCAAGTGTTACTTCTCTGTAAAGTGATCATCTTTGATTTGCACCTTTTTTACTGAGGCCTTGTTTCCTATGGAACAAACTTTAGGCAAGAACAGAATGTTCTTGAACCCACTGGCAAATTCCAGCTGAATTTGGCAGAGacagaaaccaccaccaaaCTAAGTTCCTACCTATTTCTTTGGGCAACTTCTGAATGCCCTGACTTATGTTTTTTAAGCCAGTCTGCCTGCAGAAAGTGACTTCAATGCTTCTGACATGGGAGACAAAGGGACAGAGACATTCAGCTGCTGGATAAGCTGCTGCCAGAACTCCCTCATCCTCAAGAGTCTTCAGCCACAGAAGACAGGGCTTCCCTAGTTCATCTGCTCAAAGAACAGCTTGATTGAAAATAGTCCTACAATGGCTGCAGCAAGTGGTTTTTGATCTAGTGAGATACATGTAAGAGACAAAAGTGCAACCTGGtcttttttggtttggggtttagTTGAATATTTCCTGGTGCCTTTTCCAGTTCTGTGCCTCACCACCTTGCCTCTCCCTGGCATAAGGAGGCCAGACCCTGCATCTGCACTGATGCTGGCAGAGGTGGTGCCCTGGACTGCAGCTATGCTGGAGTTCTGCACACTGGAATTGTCTGCAGTGCCCCTGGGAGCCTTTGACATTCCCCAAAGAGCTAAGAAATTGGGGGAGATAAAAATATATAGC
This sequence is a window from Zonotrichia albicollis isolate bZonAlb1 chromosome 3, bZonAlb1.hap1, whole genome shotgun sequence. Protein-coding genes within it:
- the METTL24 gene encoding putative methyltransferase-like protein 24 isoform X2, with the translated sequence MANSGCEVHRFDPSIKSAHIQQGRHLWHHRLSIDWRDPNPAIAAHKLHSNTKKLGTVLNEFGHQKIDVLKVDVESAEWKILENLILEDVVEQIGQLVFEVHMHWPGFEVSGNDSTVVRYWYSLLRELELKDFRLFHTYKDLSKPQMFLKKEAFNASSCYTLSWVNTRWK